TTCTTGAAGTCCACCGTGTGGCCCTGGCTATCGGTCAGGCGCCCGTCGTCCAGGATCTGGAGCAGGATGTTGAAGACGTCGGGATGGGCCTTCTCGATCTCGTCGAAGAGCACGACCGAGTAAGGCCGGCGCCGCACGGCCTCCGAGAGCTGGCCGGCCTCCTCGTAGCCCACATAGCCCGGCGGGGCGCCGATGAGGCGGCTGACGGTGTGCTTCTCCATGTACTCGCTCATGTCGAAGCGCAACATCGCCTGTTCGTCGTTGAAGAGGTAGTCCGCGAGCGCGCGGGCCGTTTCGGTCTTGCCGACGCCCGTCGGCCCCAGGAAGATGAAGGAGCCGATGGGGCGCGTGGGATCCTTGAGTCCGGCGCGGGCCCGGCGCACCGCCTCGGAAACGGCCCGGATGGCCTCTTGCTGGCCGATCACCCGCCGCTGGATCGTGGCCTCCATCTGTAGCAGGCGCTCTTTCTCTTCGCTGGCGAGCTTGCTGGCGGGGATGCCCGTCCATTCGCTCACGACGGTCGCGATCGAGTCGGCGGTGACGATGGGCTCGGTGGTGCCGCGGGTGGTCTCGTAGTCGCGCTTGAGGGCGTCGAGCTTCGCCTTGTGGGTCTCGATCTCGGCCTTGAGCCGGGCGGCGTCCTCGTACCGCTCGCCGGTGACGGCCGCCTGCTTTTCCTGTTCGAGCTGGGCGAGGCGCGCCTCCAGGTTCTTGAGGGCGTCGCTGCCCGTGCGGCTCTCCAGCCGCTCCATGGCGGCGGCCTCGTCCAGGAGGTCGATGGCCTTGTCGGGCAAGAAGCGATCGCTGACGTACTTGTCGGCCAGATCCACCGCTGCGACGATGGCCTCGTCCGCGATCTTGACCCGGTGGTGCGCCTCGTAGGAGTCGCGCAGGCCGCGCAGGATCTCGACGGCTTGCTCGGTGGTAGGCTCGGCGACCAGCACCGGCTGGAAGCGGCGCTCCAGGGCGGCGTCCTTCTCGATGTGCTTGCGGTACTCGTCGAGGGTGGTCGCCCCCACGCACTGCATCTCGCCGCGCGAGAGCGCCGGCTTGAGCATGTTGGCGGCATCCACCGCCCCCTCGGCGGCCCCCGCGCCGACCAGGGTGTGGAGCTCATCGATGAAGAGGATGATCTTGCCCTGCAGGGCGCGGATTTCGTCGACCAGGCCCTTGAGCCGCTCCTCGAACTCGCCCCGGAACTTGGTGCCGGCGATCATCCCGCCCAGGTCCAGGGCGAGCACGCGCCGGCCGCGCAACAGATCGGGGACCTCGCCGCTCGAAATCCGCAGGGCCAGGCCCTCGGCGATGGCGGTCTTGCCCACGCCCGGCTCGCCGATGAGCACCGGGTTGTTCTTGGTCTTGCGGCTCAGGATGCGGATGACCCGCTGGATCTCCTTGTCGCGCCCGATGATGGGGTCGAGCTTGCCGCTCTCGGCGAGGGCGGTCAGGTCCCGCGAGAAGCGCGTCAGGTTGGGGGGCAGCGCGTTTGCGTCGCCGACGTTGCCATAAGGCATGGCCGTCAGCTTGCCGTGCAAGTCCTCGGGGTCCAGGCGCGCGCCGACGAGCAGTTGCGAGGCGTAGCTCTCGCCTTCGAGCAGCAGGCCGAGCAAGAGGTGCAGCGGGGTGATGAAGCCGTGGCCCAGCTCGGCCGATTGCATCAGGGCGATCTCGAGCACGCGCTTGACCCGAGCGGCCAGGCCGACGCGGGTCGCCTGAATGGGCGGGCTGCGGCGCAGCACCTCGGCGAAGCGCGCTTCGAGCCCCTCGGCCGAAAGCCCCGCCTGGTTGAGCAGGGCCTGGGCGCCGCCTGGCTCCTGCGCAAGGCCCAAGAGCAGGAACTCGGTGGTGATCTGGTCGTGCCCCCAGCTGAGCGCGGTCTGGGCGGCGCGCTGCAAGATTTGCTTGGATTCCTCGGAGAGGCGCGAGAGCATGGCGTCGCGCCCGCGGGGCTTGGGGCCGAAGAGGCTTTCAAAGAGGCTTTCGAGCCCGCCGAAGGCGGCGGCGCCGCCCGCGATCGCACTCTGCATGGCGCTGGCGCAGTGGTGGCAGAGGTCCAGGGATTGCTCGACGCCGTTGACGTGCTGGCGGATGTGGACGGTCGCGGGTCGTTGGTGACAGTTCTGGCACTCCATGGCGCCCCCCTCTCGCGTCTTGAATCCTCGCGATCATGGGGCGGCGGCGTCCTCAAGGCCAATAGAGAAGCAGGCCTTGGCCATGGTAGCATTGGATTTCGAACCTCATCCCCCTGAAAGGACCCGGCCCCGCGCATGAAAGTCAAAATCGATCTCGAAAACCTCGCCTGTGACCTGATGGACGTCGACCTGGTCGAGCTCAGCATGTTGCACGACGCGCTTGCGACCTATGTGGAGACCCTCTATCCCGAGGTGGCTGAGGCCCTCCAGGAAGGCACCCCGCTCGACGACGCCCTCGAAGGGCTCGACGAGTCCGACGCGTTCCGCATCCGGACGATCATCGAGCGCCTCTACGACAAGCTGGAGCGCCCGCTCGGCATCCTCGAAGAGGAGACGGAGCGCCAGGCGGTCATGGAGGTGGGCGATCGCGTCCGGATCCTGCTCGACAGCGCCGACGAGGCCACCCTCCTGCACGAGGCCGCCCGCGAGCTCGGTGACCAGGTGGGCCGCGCGCTCGAAGCGAGCGATATCCCCTATCCCGACGCAGAGGGCCTGGTGCGCGAGTTCGCCAGCTGGTTCGATCCGGACGACATCCCCGAGTACCCCTACTTCATCGAGATGGAAGTGGCCGACGCCCGGATCATCGCGCAGCTGGCCGAGCGGGTGCATGCCCACCAGCCCACCGACAAGATGGGCCAGCTGCTCAAGGTGATGCAGGCCGCCTCCCAAGACGACGGCGACGACGAGGAGTAAGCCCTGCTGCGCCGGCTGATCGATCGGGTCTCGGGCGAGGCGCCGGGCGAGGTATCGCTCGAAGCGGCCTTCGCCGACCTCGCCCTGCCGGCGGGAGTGGGCGATCGCCCCTACACCTACCTCAACATGATCGCGACCCTCGACGGCAAAGCGGTCGTGGGGGGGGCGGGTACCACCTGGACCGTCGGCAGCGATACGGACCATGCCCTCTTCAAGTGGCTGCGCCGCTCGTGCGATGCGGTCATCTCGGGGGCTGCGAGCCTTGCTGCCGACGAGATGCCCTACCCGCGGGTCAGCGAGGCGGAGCGCGAACGGCGCGTGGCGGCGGGCCTAAGGCCTGTGCCCTTGTGGGTCGTCGTGAGCGGCCGTGCCAACCTGCCGCCCGACTTGCGCCTCTTGCGCGAGGGCGGCGAGGACGTCCTGGTGGTGGTGAGCGAACAAGCGCCCGCCGAGCGGGTCGCAGCCCTCGAAGCCAGGGCGAGGGTACTCAGGCTTGGGCAGGCATCAGTGCCCATGCGCGCGTTGGTCGAGCTGCTCGCCGCGCGCTTCGGGGTGCGCCGCCTCTACTGCATCGGGGGGCCCACCCTCAACGCCGCCATGCTCGAGGCGGGAGTCCTCGACGAGCTGTTCATGACCCTGGCGCCCAAGATCCAGGGGGGAGCGGGCCAGGCGACAATGATCGAGGGCGCTCCCTATCCCCCGACGGCCCTCAAGTCGGCCAAGCTGCTCTCGGTCTACGCAGCGGGAGACGAGCTCTTCATGCGCTACGCGCTGAGCGAGGCGGCCAAAGAGAGCCGGGGCTGAAGTCGCCCCTTCCGACGCAATCCGGGCCCTCGGTCTTGAACCGAGGGCCCGGATTGGCATGAGGACGGCGTTACTCTGCGGCCTTCTTGACGGTTGATGCGGGACGCCGATGCTGGGCGCAGTCGCGAAGGCTGCCCGCGCGCACGGCGCTTCCTTCTTGCGTTTGGAAGGCGCTCTCCGGGTAGTAAATCGTCGTTCCTGCCTTCTTCGAGCATTTCGGACAGCTCTTTTCGGTGATCTTCTCACCCGTCGCTTCGTCTACCGTGCGACGAAACAGGTTGTCCCGATACGGATCCAAAAGCTTCGCTTTGCCCTGCATGGTCGCCTCCTATCGCGCTCAAGGGGTCGCCGAGAACCGAATGGGACGGGCGCGAGCCGCTTGGGCCTCGCCCGTCCCGATCGTGGTTACTTTCTGAAGCAGTCCCGGCAGTAAACG
The nucleotide sequence above comes from bacterium. Encoded proteins:
- a CDS encoding AAA family ATPase; translated protein: MECQNCHQRPATVHIRQHVNGVEQSLDLCHHCASAMQSAIAGGAAAFGGLESLFESLFGPKPRGRDAMLSRLSEESKQILQRAAQTALSWGHDQITTEFLLLGLAQEPGGAQALLNQAGLSAEGLEARFAEVLRRSPPIQATRVGLAARVKRVLEIALMQSAELGHGFITPLHLLLGLLLEGESYASQLLVGARLDPEDLHGKLTAMPYGNVGDANALPPNLTRFSRDLTALAESGKLDPIIGRDKEIQRVIRILSRKTKNNPVLIGEPGVGKTAIAEGLALRISSGEVPDLLRGRRVLALDLGGMIAGTKFRGEFEERLKGLVDEIRALQGKIILFIDELHTLVGAGAAEGAVDAANMLKPALSRGEMQCVGATTLDEYRKHIEKDAALERRFQPVLVAEPTTEQAVEILRGLRDSYEAHHRVKIADEAIVAAVDLADKYVSDRFLPDKAIDLLDEAAAMERLESRTGSDALKNLEARLAQLEQEKQAAVTGERYEDAARLKAEIETHKAKLDALKRDYETTRGTTEPIVTADSIATVVSEWTGIPASKLASEEKERLLQMEATIQRRVIGQQEAIRAVSEAVRRARAGLKDPTRPIGSFIFLGPTGVGKTETARALADYLFNDEQAMLRFDMSEYMEKHTVSRLIGAPPGYVGYEEAGQLSEAVRRRPYSVVLFDEIEKAHPDVFNILLQILDDGRLTDSQGHTVDFKNTVVIMTSNVGAAEMFKGATLGFRGTPPEEVSGPGWERIREAVLSAMKETFRPEFLNRIDEIVIFQPLSREQILEIVDLLLEATRRKLHGQAISLDLTPAAKVRLAELGYDPTFGARPLRRAIARQLETPLSQLILKGEFGEGDAIKVDVADGHFTFFKEPREARATPER
- a CDS encoding dihydrofolate reductase family protein, with translation MGDRPYTYLNMIATLDGKAVVGGAGTTWTVGSDTDHALFKWLRRSCDAVISGAASLAADEMPYPRVSEAERERRVAAGLRPVPLWVVVSGRANLPPDLRLLREGGEDVLVVVSEQAPAERVAALEARARVLRLGQASVPMRALVELLAARFGVRRLYCIGGPTLNAAMLEAGVLDELFMTLAPKIQGGAGQATMIEGAPYPPTALKSAKLLSVYAAGDELFMRYALSEAAKESRG